Part of the Flavobacterium sp. MDT1-60 genome, TGTAGTTTGCCTATCATAGTTAAGTAATCAAACTTTCCCATTCTTCCAAAACTCCGAACTTGCGACATAGATTTGTATGCAATATTGAATTTTTTTTTAGCATTAGTTTCCGCTCCAAATAAATTTTGAAAAAAGACCTGATGAGTTCCTCCTTGACTTGTTACCCAATCAACATACGATAGAACAGCCGCTCCAGTTCCTGAGTTGCCCAAAGCATTTAATGAGATATATTTTCTGTGATTCCCAACGCTTCCGGCTTTCTTCAAGGAATCTTTATTAATATGAAGCCATTGTTGAAATGCTTTTGGATTATTTTTTACTGTTTGCCAGTTCCATTTGACAGAATTGCTTAAACCACTGTAAACAGCTCTAACTAAAGCCCATTTCGTTTTTTTATTTTTACCAAAATGAATTGCTAAAAAAACCAACCAAAAAGCTTCATCAATATTGCCTATACTTTTGTAATAAGATGCGGCTTTTATAGGGTCAAATGCATTGTTATTTGGGTTAGTACATATCTGAGAAATATTTTTATCTCTGATGGTAGTGACATATTTTACACGTTTCACGCTATCAACCATCTGCCATGTAAAACAATCTAAATTTACTGCACTTACTATTCCAGGTAATGTCTTAATAGTATAATTTTGTAACTTTTGCTTTATTGAATTGTACTCTGCGATATCTTTTTTTCTCATGTTTTAATATTATCTGTTAACCAATTTCTTATAGAAGTCATAACCTCTAAGCTCACTCCAAAACTGCTTTGAATATTATGATTATAACCTAAAACAAATACTTCTTTATTTAGTTCTACTTGACCTATCTTAGTAATGATACCCGTGTAAGAATAACCTTTAACGCTATAAACTCCCTTTCTTTTCAAATCCCATTCTTGAACATTCTCTTTTTGTAATTTCACCAAGGCAATTTTTTGTAAATTATCCACTACTGTTTGACCATTTAATATCAAATATTTTATAGGAGAGTTTTTTATCAAATGACCTAAAGTGTCATCGCATAGTTCTAATAATAATATTTTTTGTTCAATTGATAAATGTGACCATTTTTTAGAAGTTGCATAAGGAATTAAGTCCAGATGACAAGCATTACTAATTGGAAAATAATAAGATGCGTCACTTCCAGAAATTAAATAATCCAATTTTTTAAACCAATTATCATAAGGGTTTCTATTAAAATATTCAATGCAACTTTCGGAAATTTTATTCAAATGTTCAATTTTATAATCATCCCATTTTAATAAACCTAATGAATCTAAAGTGTGAAATCTTCTATGTTCATTTTGAAGTTCAAAACCACTCAAATCAACAAATTCACGATTGCTAGGATTTATTCCCAAAGTTGCAACCTGAGAATTATCTATATTTCCAAAACAAATAACAGGACTGCTCCATTCAATCACGTCTAAATCATCAAGATTTTTTACATTAAAATATTCTACTAGATTTGCTAGTTCATTAATCATAATTCTTTTTTTGCAAATTTAGCTAAGCCATCTGAGATTTTCTTATTTACATACTCAATATAAATTTTAGAACTTATTTTTTCTTTTATTTTTTCAATTTCAACAATTTTATTGTTTTTATATAAAGAATGTATCTTTAAAAGGATTATAAGATCATACCAATAAGGGTCAATTTCGATATTATCAATATTAAAATCTACTTCATTTCTAATTTTATTCTCATATTCCTTTATTATTTCTATTTTTTCAAATACATTTTCTTTTGGCATAGGAGGCATCTGAAATTTTGAAGATTGTAATCCTTCATTAATATACTTTTTTGCCTTTTCAATATCATCTTCATAAAGATGTAAACTTGATACAGAATGATAATATTCTCCAATTTCAAAATCTAAACTCCTAGCAACAATTTCTTGAATCATAGTGAAACAAAAAATGTCATGTGGTAGACCTTTAAATGCATCATTAGATCTCATTGATACAAATAAATTCAATTTTTCATCCCGAATAGCAAATTGCAAAAAACAAGTGCAAGGAATATCATTATAAGATATTTTTAAATCAGATGCATCAAAAAGTTGAATCACTGCTCTTCTAGTACTTGGCTTGTTTTTTAGTAAATCTATAATTTTTTGGAATTGATTAAATTCTCCATGCATATTAAAAATTCTAGGACCATAACCACCATGAATAGTTAAATCATCGTCTGAATACTGTGAATAATCTCCCAAGTAAAATTGAATAAATTCCAAGCTATTTGATCCGGATAAATACCACAACAATTCTCCCAAAGGGCTAAAAGACTTACCTTTGGTCTCGCTTCTGCTTAATCTTGCAAGCGGATTATTCAACTTTAAAAGAGCTCCAAAAATCTCACTGTTTCTACCCTTTGTAGCCTTATTATTGACAGGTATATTTATAAGTGCTCCTAAGACTTTATGCATTAAATCATCCAGTGTGTTTTCTTCAATAAACATTTAATGAATCTTTAGGGTTTAACAAAATATAGAAATGTATTTGCATTTATGACAAAAATGATGTTTATTTAATTATAGCTTTCTTATTTGTGAAGAAGAATTTAATGCTAATTAATTTATTTCTTCCAAAAGCTGGTCAAACTATAACCAATCCCGATTCCAATCCATGGTTTATCATTGTAATTCCAGTTTTCAAATTCTATTCCGACACCTCTTTCATATCTGGAACTAAACTTTCCAAATCGCTTTGCTCGTTAAATTTTTAAAGAGCCTTTTAACTAACTAAAGAGTAAACATATTTAAATAAAATTAGAATCTTGTAAGTAGAAATACGTGTTTTAATAAAGATGCAAATGATATGTATGACATAAAATCGTAATTTGCAGACGATAATGCTCTTATAGGTTTACGATTATTGAAATTTGCTACTAGAGTTTTGTTAATAAGAAAGTCATTTTATGTTAATCTTTAAAATCGATTTTTTATATTTATTAAATAACTTGTTTAAATACTAATGATACTTCTAAACTATCATTGGTTTTTGAGTTGAGAAGAGCCCAATTCCTTAATTGGAGTTGGTTTTATTTTTTATATCTTTCACATAATAAATTTTAAAGATGAAAGATTACAAAAAGTTCGATAGCCCTAATGATTTCTATAAAAACATGAGACCTGAGTTTTTTTCAGATTCAGAAACCGTATATAAAATTGAATTAACAAGAGAGGTATTGGCTTTTGAAATTGAGACCATTTCAACTAACCAAAAACAAGATCAGTTTGAGATATTGGCTAGGAAATTAGCTGAAATGTATATTGCTCCAAATCTAATTCCACAAGTCGGACCTACGGGAGGAGGAGATGGTAAAACAGATTCTGAAACTTATCCGGTTTCTCAAAGTATCTCAGATAGATGGTTTACCCCTGAAAATGGTTGGAATAAAAATGAAAATTGGGCATTTGCAATATCTAGTAAAAAAGATTGGAAAGGGAAATTAAAATTAGATATAAAAAGTATAATTTCTACATGTAGAGGTTATACCAAGATTTATTTTTTTACAAACCAAAAAATACCAAGTAAGAAAAAAAAAGATACACAAGATGAGTTTATAAAAGAATTTGAAATTGATGTAATAATTCTTGATGGAGAATGGATTATTGAAAAAATCATTAATAATAAGCTTATAGATTTAGCTGTTGACTCACTCAATCTTTCTGATGTGTATAAATCAAAGCAGTATTTACAGGGTGAAAATGATACTTATAGGAGAGAAAAATTAATAGAATTAGAAAACAAAATTAATACTCCAAATCGATATTTTGAGATAGACTATCAGTTAGTAGAAGATTGCTTAGATTCTGCAATCATATCAAGAGAACTTGAGGATTCTAGAGAGATAATTGAAGGTAAATTTTCTAGAGCAATAAGGTTTGCAAAAAAATTAAAAAACACTAATCAACTTTGTAGAATTTATTATCAACAAGCCTGGACAGCAATCTTTTGGTTTAATGATTTTGAAGAATTTATTAATGCATATATAAATTTTAGAGAAAAAATAAATTCTGATTCTAACATTTATATATTACAACATTATAGTACTTTATACACAGTTCTAAATAGTCATGCTGAATTTGAAGATCTGATTAATCTTTCAGAAGAAAAAGAGTTGTTCTATCTTATTCTTAATGAAAAGATTGAAAAAACAAGGAAATCAACAAGCTCTCTAGAAGCAGAAACATATCTATGTTTAAACACGATATTTGAAAATATAAGGAAGAAGCAAGATTGTGATAATTTGTTTTTAAAATTGCATGAAATTATAATTCAAGTGGAAGGGCATTTAAGTTATCCATTTGAACAAATATATAAGTCAATACAAGTTTTTGGTCAGATATTTCCCAATAGTGATATGTATGATGCTCTAATAGAGGAATGTGCAAAAGTTAATGGAAAAAGAAATTCTGACTTAGCCACAAGCGACATATATATAAAGAGGGCAATCGAAAAATTTAAAGCTAAATTGTATCAAGATTCAATAAAGTTTTTGGGTAAAGCAATTGTTAAGTTGTCTAAAAATGAAAGTAAGAAACAGTTGATTTTAAGTTTGAGGATGTTATCAATTTCCTATAGAAATATAGGCTTGTTATGGGCATCTCATAATTGTTTAATATTTGCTTGTTCTTTATCTTTAAAAACTTGGTTTAAAGAAGGATATCTAGATAATGAGACATATTATATTGCAATTGAATTAGCTAAAAATGAAATCCTTTTAGGTAGAATACCTTCATTACTATGCGTATGTGAATTAATTAATGTCTTGTCAAAACTAATTGATGTTGATGACGAAGAAAACAGACAAGGAATATTTAATGATGAAACTTTACGATTTATAGATATTACACTCGCAAATAGATTTCTTAATTCTAATGAGCATAAGGAATTTGAACTAATTCCAGATGTTTTAAGTTATTTAAATTTGGAGTTTTCTACTGATGCTTTATTGTATAAGTTAGGGTATGTGGAAAAAATAATTGAATCAGTTGACAATGTTGATTTTAAATCTCCTGACTTAGATGATTTTATGTCTTCTATTGCAAGCCAGCCTATTAAAGAACAATTTGTTTATAAGACAGATTTTGTCAGTAGTGATGAAATAGTATTGTATTCAAAAGTTTTAGGTACTAATACAGAATTAAGATTTAAAAAAGATGAAGAATTATTTTTTATTTCTGAGGCATTTTTAGCATTTATTGAAAGTTTTTTTTCAACATCGTTAAATGAAATTATGCCTACAACTGAGAATGTTTTTATTAATTTAATACAAAATAGTAATATTGATATAATAAAACTTTTACCTCAGGAGAAATCTAATGAATTTACAATTGAAGTAAATAAGTTTAATTTTTTTGAAAGAAAGTTTAGTGATGAGCTATGGAGAAACCTCTTGGATTTTCTATCTAATCTTATGCAACAAAACTTTCTTGTCAAGGATGTGAAAATGTTTCTCGACAATCTTTTTAATAAAGAGGAAGTTTTTCAAAGGGTTTCCATGGTTTTTAGTCACGACATTTTTTGCAGAGATTTTTACGGAGAAAAACCTAAAATATTTTTAGAGAATTGGTATGATAAAGAAAAGCATAAAACATATAATAATATTAGAACAGATGATATTCAAATCAACATAAAAGATGTTAAAATAAAGAAGTCAAATGAATTAAAAGAAACATCACATAACCTAAGGAATGTAAGTTCAATTATAGATATTAAATTGTGGGATTCTGCTCAATGGCAAGGATTTGGCCTTTTTATAAATAAAAATTATGAACTGGGAATAGTGCTATGTTTTAAAGATATACTATATGGGGAAAAAATTTTTGATGGTTGGTTAAGTAAATTAGGCAACCTAGATTTTAATGAAGAAATAAGGCTATCAATAATTAAAGGGATTGATTCCAATAACCCACATTGGTATAGAGTTCATATTTGTAAAGAAATGAGAGAACATAAAGAGGATGTCTTATTTACTTCTGTTTCAAAACTTCATACTTTACACCCTGTTAATTCTGCAAATTTAGACAATCTAATTCAATTCTATAATGCAAAAAATAAATATAAGATTTATCCAGCATCTATTGATTCTGAGGGAGCATTTAGACCTGATTTATCTAGAGGTATAGAAAAGACAAAATTAGTAATTAAAGAAGCATGGGAAATTTCATTAAATGATATTGATTCTGCTGCAATTCTAAAAAATGATAAAATAATTATTCCTAAAAACATTCAAGATGCTCCAATATTAGAGGTGTTAAGAATGAAAGAGTAATTAAGTAGAAAAAATGGTAGTGTTTGAATGATAATTTGGAGCTTGCAAAACTTTCTTCTTTGCTTGATTTATTACTTCAACAAAATAACTAGAAACTATGTTACTTCATCATAGTATCATTATGGTTAGATTATTCTATCTCTTTATGATATTTCTAGATAATTTGTCATCTATTATAATTTTTGTAATTGCTAAATATTATAGAAATTATTTTTTTTTAAAATGCTCAATAAATCCTCCTTTACAGAAGTCATCACATTTAGAAAGCGAGAGCAAAAATGCAGTTTTCCAGAAATTTATTCCAAATTTTGTTGATTGATCTGTGTGATTTTTTAATAATAATTTTTTAACTCCATTATCATTGTCCGAATCATACATTAATTCAATAGATGCTTTAAGATCAAAGAGGTAATCATTAGATTCTTTAATTAATCTATTATTTAATTTTGTTCTTGTAAATTGAAAATCTAATTTATTACCTAAATCTGGTTTTATATGTTTTTTATCTACTTTATAATTAATTACTAACATATTATTATTGAAGTTAGTTTCACAGACAAATACTGGTATTGCTGGTAATTTTTCAAAATATGCATGAAAAAATGAATTATTTACGCCACTTGCGGTTCTTTTACTGTTATTACATTTATTGCATATAGGAATTAAATTCCTACAGTAAACAGAAATCCCCTTAAAGATTGATCGTGGTAAATAATGATCTAATTCATCCGCAGGTAAGATTCCACAATAAGGACATCTGTTTGCACTTAAAAGAAGATTATCTCGTAAATTACTTAATCTTCCATTAATTTGAATTTCACTATACGCATTATATAGTGCTTTATTTGTTTTTTTTAAAAGTGAGCTGCTTTAAAATCGTCATGAGGTTCCCCTAATAAATCGTCATATTTTTGATAAAATTCACTAATGATTTTCTTTTCTTTTTGCTTTAGCTCATATTTAAGTGTTCCATCTTTATATGTCAAAGCCTTTTCTAAGTCAACCATAGAATTTGAATTATCTGGAAGATTGATGTTTCTCATTTGCCTAATTAGTTTTATTGTGAAACTTCGAATGCATATAAGCGTATGCTTGTGAACTAATATTTGAATCAAAGAGATATGAAATGTAATTTTCAAAGTTATTAATATCTCCTTTGTAAGAATCAACTATTTTGTCCAATTCTTCATGATAGTCTTTATAGTCTGATGATAAACCAAAAATATCTGAAGTGAGAGAACCAATACTCTCTCCAAAAGTTTGGTTTTCAGGATGAAAGGTAGTGATAGAATTTCCCTCTCTTCTAATTACAATAACATGTTTCTGCAATGTTTCTTGAATGGCAACAGGAGAATGAGTAGTTATAATCATAAAAGAACTTTGTTCGTCTAAAATATGCCTTAAAACCTTCATTAATACGGCTAATAAAGGAGGATGTAAATGAGATTCTGGTTCGTCAAATAAAATTAAACTTCTCTTTTGAATATGATATATCAGCTTGAAAATTGAGTGAATTACAAATTTATGTCCTGTACTTAAATTTTTGAAGAAGGATTCTTCCGAACCACCTCTTATTTCTTCAATTTTAATATCACTTAAAAAATTCAGAGAAGCTTCTTGAGATAATAATTCTAATGCCTCATTAAGTAATTTTGTCTTTTCATAAGTCTCTAAAATTTTATTCCATGCAAATAAAAACTCACTTTCAATAGTAGATAGGGATTTAAGAAAATTAAATTCGTATTTGTCATTTAAGATATCTTCTAAATTAATTCTACCATTTTCACTAGATTTTAGAATTTTAAGTTCTTCTTCAACTTCTTTGCTTATGTCCCTTACACCGCAATAAATGTATCTTCCTTTATTATTGTTTATATCTTCACATATTTGTTTTTTTTCAACAAAAGTTATACCTGGAACTTGAAAAGAATCAAATGCACTGTATGATAAGTTTATTATTCTTGGGAAACCTAAGCCTAGAGGTTCTATTGTTCCCATTTCCTTAATGTATATTCGATCTTGAGCTGAACTAAAAACCAATCTAGCTATCTTTGAAAGAAGAGTGCTTTTCCCAGAACCATTTCTCCCAATAATTACACATATTCTATTTGGCAAAGATTCTTTTTGTCCATTTATAAGGTATTCTTTTGAAGAAAAATCGAAAACTATTCGTTCTTTCATTTCTTTGCTGATAAAAGAGAAATCTAATTCCCATTTGCTGGGTAAATTATCATATTTTCCTGTCAAAATTATTGGTGCTAAATGGAATAAATCATCTTCAAATGTAATATCTCGCATTAAAGATGAGGTGAACCCCTGCTCCTCAGAAAAAAAAGGAATTATTTCAGGTTTTTTTATTATATCATTTAGAAAGTCAAGAATTTTTTCTTTTGAGTTGTCTTCCAATTGAGACATTCTTTCGTAATAATCTAAAGACCCACCCAAGGAACAGAAATCATCTAATGGATTTTCAATTATTCCTTCATTAATTAAATAACTCTCATGGGGTTTTTGTCCTTTTTTTAAGATTCTTACGCCACCTATTAATGTGTAATTATCATTTTTGTCGATTAGCCTTGTATGTAAATAATAATATGTATGATAATTAAAATCATTCCACGAATCTCTTTCCAAGACAAATTCTGGTTTATCTACTCTTTCTTGAATTTTATGTGAACACCAATTTACTACCTTAATTTTCATGAAATTGTTTTTTGTTTTTTAATCATCTAATGTAGATAGATAACTTGTGTATTGATAAGTTTTCAAATAACAAACCTATCCAATTAAGATGATTATTAAATAGGTAAAAATACCTGTTTTGTCTATTGATATTTATACTTATAATCGATCGGTAAAAGCTTTTTAAATCAATTTAAAAATTTCCATAGTACTAATAAAACATAAATCAGATTTTCCTTTATTAAGTTCATTTTGAAGTTCTAATCCAGGATGTATAAAGTTTCTATATACACGTGATAAATTTGTTAAGTGAAAGAAGTCTTTTCCAAAAAATCCTTTTTCCTCTGAAAAAGAAATCATGTCAAATAAATTACAATCATATAAGTTTTTTTGCCTGCTGTTAGAGTATTGAATTTGAAAATGTTTTTTTCTCTCTAAATAGTAAGTTAGTATTAGCTCAACAAAAGAGCCTGATAAAACTATTGTTGATTTTATATTACCTACTAAATGATTAAAAACAAGTTCATTGAAATCACGTTCAATTATCGGTTTATATTTTTTATTGATTTTGTTTATCTTTTCTAAGATATTAAAATATTGGATTTCTTCTAATTTTGAAACACTTAATCCTTCTATTCCTTCGAGCCATTTTGGTGGGATATCATTTTCTGAAATGATTTTTCTTTGTTGAATAACTGCATCATAGAGATACGGGTTAATCATGTATATAGGTACATTGTGATTATCAAATGCTTCTGTATGAATAATATAATTTTTTGAGAGCCATGATTCTTTTAATTTTTTTGACTTTGAAAAATTTGTATTCATTAAAGAAGGGAAATAATCATCTTCTATTGGGATCTCATTATTCTGAAAATCATCATCTCTTTTTAAATTTAGAATGAAGTTATAAAGGGATTCTAATGAAAAGTAATTCTCATTTTTTAATAATCCAATAGCTCTTTTAAATGTTTTTTCAAGAATTTCTTTTGTACTCTTTTCTTTTATTAATGCTTCTCTTGTTTCTTTTGTGCTTGATAAATTATTCAAATACAAATCTTTATCTGAAGTGTCAATTTTGATAGCCTTTTCGTATAATTTGATGGCTTTTTCCACAAAAATCAATTCATTTTTCGCATGGTAGATATTTGCCAAATTATTAAGCGCTGCAGTAGAGTTTTTGTTTTTAGAAAGATAATGTTCATATGATTTTTGGGCATTTTTTTTGTCCCCAATTTCATTATATGAATAAGCAATTTCAAACCATGAATCAGATTTGTCTAATTGCACCGAAGTAAAATTTTTCTTTAAATTAATAATTGCTTGATAATTTTTATCAGAAAACAACCAATCAATTAGTTCGTTAAGAGAATAATCGTCAAAATTATTTCTAAATGAGTTATAACTTTCTAAATCTGAAATTAAAGATTTTATTAAATGCCCATATTCATTTTTCTCACTGATTTTCTCGTTAATACAATAGTAATAGGTTTGTGAGAGGACTTCAAATAAATAATTATCAATCGAGATGTCATAATTCATTATTTCTCGTAATGTATTTAAGCAGTTTTCTTGACTATTTTGCTCCCTATAAATTAAAAATTTTATCCAACTTACTTTTCCTAAAAGAGTTTTGTCTTTATTTTTTTTGCTTAGATTGTCTAATGCTGTAATACATTTGTTATTGTAAAATTCGTAATCTATTGAAAAAGAATTTGAAGTGTCTAAAAAAAACTCCCCCGAAAAGTCAAAATTTTCAAAGCTATCTTTAATAAAAGGTATTGTAGAAATAAAGTCTTTAAGGGTGTCTGTTTTATTCAATTCTCCTAAAATGCTTATAATACCAAAAGCACTAAACCAAAAATCAATATTCATATATTGAATATCTTTAGCATTGTCTTCAATAATTAAATCGAAAGATTTTTGAAAGTATCCTAACGCTTCTTCAAGTATTTGTTCTTTATAATAAGTGTTTGCAATCTGATAATTTAATATGGAAATAGATGTAATTTTGTTACTGTCTAATAATTCTCTAGCTTTTTCAAAATTTAATCTTGCATTGGCAAAATCTTCCCTGTTGTAAAGTAAAACACCGGCTTTGTAATATAAGCTTGAAGATTTTAGTTTGTTTGCATTTATAGAAATGATATTGTAAGAGTCTTCGCTTTTATTAATCTCACCTAATGAATTGGAGTATTGGAGTATGAAATCAATATTTTCTGGGAAAGTAACAATTGCTTTTTTTAAAATATTGACCATTCTATAATGATCCTTTTTATAAATTTTCACAAGTTCTTTTATTGTCTCACTTGGGTAGTTTTCATATTCAAATGATTTTTCAAATGAAAATTTAGCCATATCAAAGTTATAAATAGGATTATCAATAAAATCTGTAAACCAATCTTTGCTCTTTTCATTATAACTTTTACCAAGAAAGTAGTGAATAAATCCTCCTGCCTTATTCTCTATATCACATTTTAGAGCATTTTTTAAATACTCTACTGACTTTGCATAATGTTGTTTGTCAAACTCAATTACACCCATCAAATAGTAACCCCCTATTTTTTGGGGATATTTTTCAATTATTAGATTTGCCTCTTCTGAAGCTTTACTCATATTTTCACTATTATAAAAATTCCATGCATTATTTATGATGTTTGTATATTCGGTCTCTGTGTTACTATTCATGATTAAGTCTTAAATTAATTATTAGACTACAAATTTCATATGCAAGTACGCAATTATTTTGCGTTATAAAAAAACAAGTTTTAATATTTTTTTTATAAAATTTTTAATACAAAAAAATGTTCTTTCGCAAACCACTCTGTTAGCCCACCGCCACTTCAAAACAGCTCACAAACACCCCCACTTATTTAGAGCAAGGAATCATTTCTTGCACCTGATTGTAAATCATATTTTTTTTCTAGACATGAGATTCAAGTTGAAAGCTGTAATTTTTTGTATGCAAATTGATATTTTAACTCAGGGTATTATCAACTCAAAAAATCAAAAACATGGTACGAATTGTAAACTATCAAAAGAGACAAACAGAGGAAGGGAAACCATTCTTTGTATTAGAAATCCAAAGTGGGATTGAAATGGTATTAAGTACTAAAACAGGACAATACTATGCGACAGCTAAAAAAGCAAATATTTCTTCAACATTTGATGAAGAAACTTGTAAAGCATTATTAGGAACAGATATGCCAGGGAACATTAGAAAAATTGATTCTGAGCCTTACGAATATACTGTAAGAGAAACAGGGGAGATCATAATGTTAACACATAGATATGTGTATCAAACAGAGATAAATAATCCTAGTCCCACTAGTTCCAAAAGGGGATCATTTGAAAGTGACTTTGCTACTAAAATAGAAACATTTTCCAGAAATGGTCATTTAGCTGAAATGTCAATTTAATTAATTCAAAAAGTGTTAGTTCTTGTATTGTATGTCTTTACAAGTTCTGACACTTTTATTTATTATGGAAGTAGCAGAAATAAAAGTTTCCTATTCAAATACAAACCTTGAAAGGATAAAAGTAACAAATAGCCAAATTTTGTATAATCTGGTTTTGAAGCAGTGGGATTTAGATCTAATAGAATTCCAAGAAGAAGTAAAAATTGTACTTCTTAATAGAGCTAACATTGTCTTAGGATTTTATGAAATGTCCAAAGGCGGAACTTCAGGAACTGTTGTAGATATTAAAATAATTCTTGGTATAGCGTTAAAATGTAATGCCTCGAGTATTGTAATAGCTCATAATCATCCAAGTGGGGGTTTAGAACCCAGTGAACCTGATAAGTCAATTACAAAAAAACTTAAAGAAGCCTGTAGAATATTAGATTTAAATCTCCTAGACCATTTAATTATCACAGGACATGGATATTATAGT contains:
- a CDS encoding thymidylate synthase, with the translated sequence MFIEENTLDDLMHKVLGALINIPVNNKATKGRNSEIFGALLKLNNPLARLSRSETKGKSFSPLGELLWYLSGSNSLEFIQFYLGDYSQYSDDDLTIHGGYGPRIFNMHGEFNQFQKIIDLLKNKPSTRRAVIQLFDASDLKISYNDIPCTCFLQFAIRDEKLNLFVSMRSNDAFKGLPHDIFCFTMIQEIVARSLDFEIGEYYHSVSSLHLYEDDIEKAKKYINEGLQSSKFQMPPMPKENVFEKIEIIKEYENKIRNEVDFNIDNIEIDPYWYDLIILLKIHSLYKNNKIVEIEKIKEKISSKIYIEYVNKKISDGLAKFAKKEL
- a CDS encoding AAA family ATPase, whose translation is MKIKVVNWCSHKIQERVDKPEFVLERDSWNDFNYHTYYYLHTRLIDKNDNYTLIGGVRILKKGQKPHESYLINEGIIENPLDDFCSLGGSLDYYERMSQLEDNSKEKILDFLNDIIKKPEIIPFFSEEQGFTSSLMRDITFEDDLFHLAPIILTGKYDNLPSKWELDFSFISKEMKERIVFDFSSKEYLINGQKESLPNRICVIIGRNGSGKSTLLSKIARLVFSSAQDRIYIKEMGTIEPLGLGFPRIINLSYSAFDSFQVPGITFVEKKQICEDINNNKGRYIYCGVRDISKEVEEELKILKSSENGRINLEDILNDKYEFNFLKSLSTIESEFLFAWNKILETYEKTKLLNEALELLSQEASLNFLSDIKIEEIRGGSEESFFKNLSTGHKFVIHSIFKLIYHIQKRSLILFDEPESHLHPPLLAVLMKVLRHILDEQSSFMIITTHSPVAIQETLQKHVIVIRREGNSITTFHPENQTFGESIGSLTSDIFGLSSDYKDYHEELDKIVDSYKGDINNFENYISYLFDSNISSQAYAYMHSKFHNKTN
- a CDS encoding JAB domain-containing protein, producing the protein MEVAEIKVSYSNTNLERIKVTNSQILYNLVLKQWDLDLIEFQEEVKIVLLNRANIVLGFYEMSKGGTSGTVVDIKIILGIALKCNASSIVIAHNHPSGGLEPSEPDKSITKKLKEACRILDLNLLDHLIITGHGYYSFIDNLLL